The sequence below is a genomic window from Nostoc flagelliforme CCNUN1.
TTTAATCCAGCCATGTTGTCAACCCGTAAACGATCATTTAATGGAATTATTGATTATGGTTGATGCCTGTCGTCGAGCTTCTGCGCGACAGGTGACGGCAGTAATTCCCTACTATGGCTATGCCCGTGCCGATCGCAAAACGGCAGGAAGAGAGTCAATAACCGCCAAGCTAGTTGCTAACCTGATCACCGAAGCGGGTGCCAACCGCGTTCTAGCAATGGATTTACACTCGGCTCAAATTCAAGGCTATTTCGATATCCCCTTTGACCATGTTTACGGTTCGCCAGTCTTGCTGGATTATCTAGCAAGCAAAGAACTGCCCGATCTTGTAGTTGTTTCCCCTGATGTTGGCGGTGTAGCGCGAGCCAGAGCATTTGCCAAAAAACTGAATGATGCCCCACTTGCAATTATTGACAAACGTCGTCATGCACATAATGTTGCAGAAGTGTTAAATATCATCGGCGATGTTAAAGGCAAAACGGCAGTGTTGGTGGATGACATGATTGACACTGGGGGCACGATCGCTGAAGGAGCGCGATTACTGCGTGAAGAAGGAGCGCGTCAAGTATACGCCTGTGCAACTCATGCAGTGTTCTCTCCACCAGCGATGGAGCGGTTGTCCAGTGGCTTGTTTGAGGAAGTGATTGTCACCAATACAATTCCCATACAAGAAAACAATCGTTTTCCACAACTAGTGGTGCTGTCAGTAGCTAATCTCTTAGGAGAAACTATCTGGCGGATTCATGAAGATACTTCAGTCAGTAGTATGTTCCGCTAGGGAATACACAGACTGTCATTTGTGTTCTAGGCGTAAATTTACCCACACTGACCTCTTGATTAGGCACAGTGTGGGTTTTTAGGGATTTCCACGAAATAAATTCTCCTCTCCTTACCCCAATAAGCTTGGGTTAGGGACATCCAAAAATTAAATTACTCAATTCCTACATCCAACGTCACTATCCAATTTTTTCTCCCCTGCCTTCCAAAACGATTGATTTTTTTTAGTTGGAAGTTCCTTAAGCGTTTTTTCTCCCCCTGCTCCCCCTGTTCCCTCACCGATACAGCCAAACTCGGAGTAGCGAAAGTAGTTGCTCAGTATCTACAGGCTTGGTGATGTAGTCAGAGGCTCCAGCTTCGATGCACTTTTCGCGATCGCCTGGCATGGCTTTAGCAGTTAAAGCAATTATTGGTAATGAGCGAAACTGTTGTTGCTGGCGGATGGCGCGGGTGGTTTCGTAACCATCCATTTCCGGCATCATAATGTCCATCAAAACTATATTAATCTCAGGATTAGTTTGCAGCCTCTCCATGCCATCTCTGCCATTTTCGGCAAACAGCACTTGCATTTGATAGCTTTCTAAAAAGCTGGTGAGGGCAAAAATATTTCGGAGGTCATCATCCACAATCAAAATTGTCCGATTAGCCAGTACCGGATCATTTTGGTGTAGTTGCTCTAGCATTTGCCGCTTTGGTGGGGGCAAATTTGCTTGCACCCGATGTAAAAACAGGGCAGTTTCGTCTAACAACCGCTCTGGCGATCGCACATTTTTAATGATAATTGTCTCTGCGAGTCCCCGCAGTTGCGTTTCTTCTTGTCGGCTGAGTTCTTTGCCGGTGTAAACAATGATCGGCAGTTTTAAAAGCCTGGGTTCTTGCTTTATTTGCTCAATTAGTGTAAAGCCGCTCATATCGGGCAGGCCGAGATC
It includes:
- a CDS encoding ribose-phosphate pyrophosphokinase, yielding MNAHRGSAVLSSATFKVQPSATGLTDNHRLRLFSGSANIQLSQEVARYVGMDLGPMIRKRFADGELYVQIQESIRGCDVYLIQPCCQPVNDHLMELLIMVDACRRASARQVTAVIPYYGYARADRKTAGRESITAKLVANLITEAGANRVLAMDLHSAQIQGYFDIPFDHVYGSPVLLDYLASKELPDLVVVSPDVGGVARARAFAKKLNDAPLAIIDKRRHAHNVAEVLNIIGDVKGKTAVLVDDMIDTGGTIAEGARLLREEGARQVYACATHAVFSPPAMERLSSGLFEEVIVTNTIPIQENNRFPQLVVLSVANLLGETIWRIHEDTSVSSMFR